A genomic region of Thermotoga sp. Ku-13t contains the following coding sequences:
- a CDS encoding flagellar hook assembly protein FlgD has protein sequence MINPIDPYTSFYVSSQRTASKELDKNAFLLLLVTQLKNQNPLEPMENREFIAQLTQFSTLEQITNMTKSIQDFLKLQQGALQAQAASLIGKHVVVQSNQIIVSNQQAESIVFELDEKAPVVVRIYDSNGNLVKQATSGVLDVGVHAYVWDAKDDSGFPVADGTYTYTVSKITSSGEVTIGGVQAGVVESVKFKNNQIFVYVSGREYPLTSVIEISQEG, from the coding sequence ATGATAAATCCGATTGATCCTTACACCAGTTTCTACGTTTCTTCTCAGCGAACGGCGAGCAAAGAACTGGACAAAAACGCGTTCCTGCTTTTACTCGTCACACAGCTCAAGAACCAGAACCCTCTGGAACCCATGGAGAACAGAGAGTTCATCGCACAGCTCACCCAGTTCTCCACGCTCGAACAGATCACCAACATGACCAAGTCCATACAGGATTTCTTGAAGCTTCAGCAGGGAGCACTCCAGGCACAGGCCGCTTCGCTGATCGGAAAACACGTCGTGGTGCAGTCGAACCAGATCATCGTGTCCAATCAGCAAGCTGAAAGCATCGTGTTCGAGCTCGACGAAAAAGCACCCGTAGTTGTCAGGATCTACGACTCGAACGGAAACCTCGTTAAGCAAGCTACGAGCGGCGTGCTCGATGTGGGCGTTCACGCCTACGTGTGGGATGCGAAGGACGATTCAGGCTTCCCCGTAGCCGATGGCACCTACACCTACACGGTGAGCAAGATCACCTCGAGCGGTGAAGTGACGATAGGCGGTGTGCAAGCAGGCGTTGTGGAGTCTGTCAAATTCAAAAACAACCAGATCTTCGTGTACGTGAGCGGAAGAGAGTATCCCTTGACATCCGTTATCGAAATTTCACAGGAGGGATGA
- a CDS encoding flagellar hook-length control protein FliK yields MQIVVENNNFAKKGSISFAEVLKLVQQRIMNQQNEGFFTLQNALNAQGSIQEDSKKTTPPVLQNDVKPSNSVTVEDISKQADALILKTITDQGSKEYLDKTAAKARNDPVQNEANRTVQLSKDNVSTVQNRSNQMGTVSSIKPPSDDHNASEQKKDSENVDSARLSDPESSRNERIEFALQLKRDLVHNAKILKPADVQKQTSQFSSNDTSNMQRTTVNQSSAEAFQFAQTGSASQKKETSDRNVQNFTIRETHHAVDLLQVRKSVLAENDTPIRQQNLTLIQTQAEDTKVQANSFNIPMHVNSPNEQAISKLFTQSLSSRQENLTTVFSENRLKVKNHPIELKGEKETEQNQLLKKASIQNIPKTSDTKPESESIEAEMIKPAGHRIVLFAQQVQIESNGVKSDSSTKTGPSLVQSKTQPVAVLSATQVRLIVDNLSRYVEKVSSEPTQLRHVKRELPETIKVTEPIKIETFKLTIAKEIKQIDQEPLQVKTERIESAEQLKEALNSKLAKKAYEHEQPAIQHIKVEEKSIDQVVLRVEREQGSDNLQTIVETIKQLRDTFTEKAEIQLSPPSLGKLEIELVKQQDRLTILMKVSTPEARELIENSSKELISRLSSLGFKVEQIEVRMNPRFEQEQTGEEKEQNQQFEDQQQRQQRHREGDEDDKSD; encoded by the coding sequence ATGCAGATCGTTGTCGAGAATAACAATTTCGCCAAGAAAGGTTCAATCTCCTTTGCAGAAGTTTTGAAACTTGTTCAGCAGAGGATCATGAACCAGCAGAACGAAGGCTTCTTCACGCTGCAAAACGCTTTGAACGCACAGGGATCGATACAGGAAGATTCGAAGAAAACCACTCCACCGGTTCTACAGAACGATGTGAAGCCTTCGAACTCTGTAACGGTAGAAGATATCTCTAAACAGGCTGACGCTCTGATTCTCAAAACAATCACGGATCAGGGCTCGAAAGAATATCTGGATAAGACTGCTGCTAAAGCTAGGAACGATCCGGTCCAGAACGAAGCAAACCGCACTGTTCAACTTTCAAAAGACAACGTCTCCACGGTGCAGAACCGATCGAACCAGATGGGAACAGTTTCTTCCATAAAGCCACCGAGCGACGATCACAATGCGTCGGAACAGAAAAAGGATTCAGAAAATGTCGATTCGGCCAGATTGTCCGATCCTGAGTCTTCCCGAAATGAAAGGATCGAGTTTGCCTTGCAGTTAAAACGTGATCTCGTTCACAACGCAAAGATTTTGAAGCCGGCCGATGTGCAAAAACAAACATCTCAGTTTTCAAGTAACGATACTTCAAACATGCAGAGAACAACCGTGAACCAGAGCAGTGCTGAAGCGTTCCAGTTTGCCCAGACTGGCTCTGCTTCGCAGAAAAAAGAAACTTCGGATCGAAACGTTCAAAATTTCACCATTCGTGAAACTCACCACGCTGTTGATCTGTTGCAAGTAAGAAAGAGCGTTCTGGCTGAAAACGACACGCCGATCCGGCAGCAAAACCTCACGCTGATCCAAACGCAAGCCGAAGATACAAAAGTTCAGGCAAATTCATTCAACATCCCCATGCATGTGAATTCACCGAATGAACAAGCGATATCCAAGCTTTTCACACAATCACTATCATCGCGACAGGAAAACCTGACAACGGTCTTTTCAGAGAATCGGTTGAAGGTGAAAAACCACCCGATTGAGCTGAAGGGAGAGAAAGAGACCGAACAGAACCAGCTTTTGAAGAAAGCCTCGATACAGAACATCCCAAAAACTTCAGATACGAAACCCGAGAGCGAGTCTATAGAAGCAGAAATGATCAAGCCGGCTGGACACAGGATCGTGCTCTTCGCACAGCAGGTTCAGATCGAATCGAACGGTGTGAAGAGCGATTCTTCAACGAAAACAGGTCCCTCACTCGTTCAATCTAAAACCCAGCCCGTGGCAGTACTGAGCGCTACACAGGTGAGGTTGATTGTCGACAACCTTTCTCGCTACGTGGAAAAAGTGAGCAGCGAACCGACCCAGCTCAGGCACGTGAAACGGGAACTTCCGGAGACGATCAAAGTCACAGAGCCGATCAAGATAGAGACCTTCAAGCTCACAATCGCGAAAGAGATCAAACAGATCGATCAGGAACCGCTCCAGGTGAAAACCGAAAGGATCGAGAGTGCCGAACAGCTGAAGGAAGCTCTGAACAGCAAGCTGGCGAAGAAAGCCTACGAACATGAACAGCCAGCCATTCAGCACATCAAAGTTGAAGAAAAAAGCATCGATCAGGTGGTTCTGAGAGTGGAGCGAGAACAAGGCTCTGACAATCTTCAAACCATCGTTGAAACGATCAAACAGCTCAGAGACACTTTCACGGAGAAGGCCGAAATTCAGCTTTCACCACCATCGCTCGGAAAGCTCGAAATAGAGCTCGTCAAACAGCAGGACAGATTGACCATCCTCATGAAAGTTTCCACACCGGAAGCCAGAGAACTCATCGAAAACAGTTCTAAGGAATTGATCTCCAGACTATCCAGTCTAGGTTTCAAGGTCGAGCAGATCGAAGTCAGGATGAACCCGAGGTTCGAACAGGAACAGACCGGCGAAGAAAAGGAGCAGAATCAGCAGTTCGAAGACCAGCAACAGCGCCAGCAAAGACATAGGGAGGGCGATGAAGATGATAAATCCGATTGA
- the aglA gene encoding alpha-glucosidase AglA: MLKIVFVGAGSVRYTIKLVGDLATQKKLYGSKLILMDIDEERLKATHILVRKYLDELGAEFEVESAGDLERALEGAQFVINTALARAKGHEDGYVQYEIVRQIGEKHGYYRGIDNDGLNMVSDYYTLSNYNHLKMNLEIAKTVERVAPDAWLLQTSNPVFEITQLVKRQTRVRIVGLCHGYAHVFNIARTIGLDIDRLDWQVAGVNHAIFLNRFRYDGKDAYPILDEWIEKNAKSWKSKSPWDLDFSPAAIDMYRFYGMYPIGDTVRSGGWKYHFDLETKRRWYGEHGSIDNEIERPRFYEQLRETRRKLIELAKQVEDDPSICLTRVWPEIFPIRGESVEQHVPFINAIVNGEKTRLVLNVENRGTIPYLADDVVVEVPVIVDENGIHPEKIDPPLTERILKFYLLPRVLKMEWALEAFISGDRRVLEEILLRDVRTRSYQQVQMVLDEIMNLPFNKQMKEHYSAK, encoded by the coding sequence ATGCTGAAGATCGTTTTTGTCGGTGCTGGAAGTGTTCGGTACACCATAAAACTGGTTGGGGATCTCGCCACCCAGAAAAAACTTTACGGCTCAAAGCTGATTCTAATGGACATAGATGAAGAAAGACTGAAAGCCACGCATATTCTTGTGAGAAAGTATTTAGACGAACTCGGCGCGGAGTTCGAGGTGGAAAGCGCCGGTGATCTCGAACGTGCACTCGAAGGAGCACAATTTGTGATAAACACGGCGCTCGCGCGGGCCAAAGGGCACGAAGATGGTTACGTTCAGTACGAGATTGTGAGGCAAATCGGAGAAAAACATGGCTATTACAGGGGCATAGACAACGACGGGCTGAACATGGTCTCGGATTATTACACGCTCTCGAACTACAACCACTTGAAGATGAACCTGGAAATAGCTAAGACTGTCGAACGAGTCGCACCGGATGCGTGGCTGCTTCAAACTTCGAACCCGGTTTTTGAAATAACGCAACTCGTTAAACGACAGACCAGAGTCAGGATCGTTGGCCTGTGCCACGGATACGCACACGTGTTCAACATCGCCAGAACGATTGGACTCGACATCGACAGACTCGACTGGCAGGTCGCAGGAGTGAACCACGCGATATTCCTGAACAGGTTCAGATACGACGGAAAAGACGCCTATCCTATCCTGGACGAGTGGATCGAGAAGAACGCGAAGAGCTGGAAATCGAAAAGCCCCTGGGACCTGGACTTTTCTCCTGCGGCGATAGACATGTACAGATTCTACGGCATGTACCCCATCGGCGATACGGTCAGATCGGGTGGGTGGAAATACCATTTCGATCTGGAGACGAAGAGAAGATGGTACGGCGAGCACGGCAGTATAGACAACGAAATCGAGAGGCCCAGGTTCTACGAACAGCTGAGAGAAACCAGAAGAAAACTGATTGAGCTCGCAAAGCAGGTGGAGGACGACCCTTCGATATGTTTGACTCGAGTATGGCCGGAAATATTCCCTATCAGAGGTGAAAGCGTCGAACAACACGTTCCGTTCATCAACGCCATCGTGAACGGTGAAAAAACGCGGCTCGTTCTGAACGTTGAGAACAGAGGTACAATCCCCTACCTGGCAGATGACGTTGTGGTGGAAGTTCCCGTGATCGTCGATGAGAATGGAATCCATCCTGAAAAAATCGATCCACCATTGACTGAAAGGATACTGAAGTTCTATTTACTCCCGAGGGTTCTGAAAATGGAATGGGCACTGGAGGCATTCATCTCTGGCGACAGGAGAGTGCTCGAAGAAATCCTGTTGAGGGACGTCAGAACCAGGTCCTACCAACAGGTGCAGATGGTACTCGATGAGATAATGAACCTGCCGTTCAACAAGCAAATGAAGGAACATTATTCAGCAAAATGA
- a CDS encoding sensor domain-containing diguanylate cyclase, whose translation MSKNLEACVEVFRELGAIASMLLNEQTEDVYQKTLEKSIRIVPGAQAGSILVKEEGRFKYVAAVGYDLEQLKKISFSVEEEEIWVGKDKDHVILVRDDVIAFDETVVKDEWLEVLKEAGSLRKVKSTLVIPVRVAGELRLVLNLDNFESGEAFDSNSVIITRMLANLLGLIFKRLELERKLMEKNRLLEYMSYHDALTGLPNRRMFEEFAEKMLLLAKREEKTLSVLFLDLDKFKSVNDLYGHYTGDEVLKRVAGRLERYVRSSDMVSRFGGDEFVILAYDCSKPKAKLLAERLIKAIEEPIKVGDLVFDLSASVGIASFPEDGGELAELMRLSDERLYMAKKGRSKIVVSN comes from the coding sequence ATGTCAAAAAATCTTGAAGCATGCGTGGAGGTATTCAGAGAATTAGGCGCGATAGCATCGATGCTCCTGAACGAGCAAACAGAGGATGTTTACCAAAAAACCTTGGAAAAGTCCATCAGGATTGTACCCGGCGCCCAGGCCGGTTCGATACTCGTGAAAGAAGAGGGCAGATTCAAATACGTTGCGGCGGTTGGGTACGATCTCGAACAACTCAAGAAAATCAGCTTCAGCGTTGAAGAGGAAGAAATCTGGGTTGGAAAGGATAAGGATCATGTTATTCTCGTCAGGGACGACGTAATTGCGTTCGACGAAACTGTTGTGAAGGATGAATGGCTCGAAGTGTTGAAGGAAGCCGGCAGCCTAAGAAAAGTAAAATCCACACTCGTCATACCCGTGAGAGTCGCAGGTGAACTCAGGCTGGTGCTGAATCTGGACAATTTTGAAAGCGGCGAGGCGTTTGACAGTAACTCTGTCATCATCACCAGGATGCTCGCAAATCTGCTCGGTTTGATCTTCAAAAGGCTCGAACTCGAAAGAAAACTCATGGAAAAGAACCGGCTGCTTGAATACATGTCCTACCACGATGCTCTGACGGGACTTCCAAACAGGAGAATGTTCGAAGAGTTCGCCGAGAAGATGCTTTTGCTTGCTAAGAGAGAAGAAAAAACGCTGAGTGTTCTGTTCCTCGACCTTGACAAGTTCAAGAGTGTGAACGATCTGTACGGGCATTACACAGGAGATGAGGTTTTGAAACGCGTCGCCGGCAGGCTCGAAAGGTATGTGAGATCGAGCGACATGGTATCGAGGTTCGGGGGAGACGAGTTCGTGATACTGGCGTACGACTGTTCAAAACCAAAGGCAAAGCTCCTCGCAGAAAGGCTCATAAAGGCTATAGAAGAACCCATAAAAGTGGGAGATCTCGTTTTCGATTTGAGTGCGTCCGTCGGCATCGCCTCTTTTCCGGAAGACGGTGGTGAACTGGCCGAACTGATGCGCCTTTCAGACGAAAGACTTTACATGGCCAAGAAGGGCCGTTCGAAGATCGTCGTGAGCAATTGA
- a CDS encoding HD-GYP domain-containing protein yields the protein MAVLLFDPNKKVLIYSLGKGLTDRFTQTIASRTARCTGSRRIGITQQVAIAIERVFMIEKLEKTNIELFKAYDETIEALVYAIDLRDEETEGHSKRIAALTVEIAKEFMNEEELVHVYRGALLHDIGKLAVLDHILRKLGRLSDEEWKIMKMHPVYAYEMLSKIEYLKPALNIPYCHHERYDGTGYPRGLKKEEIPLAARIFAVVDVYDALTHDRPYRKAWPEQQAIEYIKEDVNKQFDPKVVGVFLRIVEKKGWE from the coding sequence GTGGCGGTCCTGCTGTTCGATCCCAACAAGAAAGTTCTGATATACTCTCTCGGAAAGGGTTTGACGGATAGGTTCACACAAACGATCGCTTCCAGAACCGCGAGGTGCACAGGCTCGAGGCGGATAGGTATTACTCAACAGGTGGCCATAGCGATAGAACGAGTCTTCATGATCGAAAAGCTCGAAAAAACCAACATTGAGTTGTTCAAGGCGTACGATGAAACCATCGAAGCTCTGGTCTATGCGATAGACTTGAGGGATGAAGAAACGGAGGGACACAGCAAAAGGATAGCGGCATTGACCGTTGAAATCGCGAAGGAGTTCATGAACGAAGAAGAGCTCGTCCATGTCTACAGAGGAGCGCTCCTACACGACATAGGTAAATTGGCGGTTCTCGATCATATACTGCGGAAACTTGGCAGGTTGAGTGATGAGGAGTGGAAAATAATGAAAATGCATCCGGTTTACGCATACGAAATGCTCTCCAAAATCGAATATCTCAAACCGGCGCTCAATATACCCTACTGTCACCATGAAAGGTACGACGGAACCGGTTATCCAAGAGGGTTGAAAAAAGAAGAAATTCCCCTCGCTGCGAGAATTTTCGCTGTTGTGGACGTGTACGACGCTCTCACACACGACAGGCCCTACCGAAAGGCGTGGCCAGAACAGCAGGCGATAGAATACATCAAAGAAGATGTCAATAAACAGTTCGACCCGAAGGTTGTGGGAGTCTTTTTGAGAATCGTCGAAAAGAAGGGCTGGGAATAA
- a CDS encoding heme NO-binding domain-containing protein has product MKGFIVNVWLQTWSRMFGAETVKRLKEKYGVPLDTFYKPVEDVPDDLPVNMSKELATMKNLTYEELWYRTGKENLRTFFEHYPEYFKKSSFLSFMAAMDAVHRVLTRRIKGATPPRVFFKLVDSHRAIVRYESRRNFKNYFLGLMEAASEFFNDPIKYRVLQDGSDGGKNFLEVEIEATKAYGRFEKLRSLTILGFGFIKSILPIHVLMIPLFSFLIVFLVFTFVPAGNLSRSIISALGISALMFFDVKGLEKGLKVLREAVGLISRKNFDSPVSIGNVKEFSDLSESLNDSVEKIKEVFLGISGDIQEISTYSSKVIDAVNSMREQLDTMGALSNEIANTAVQISNDTERISNAVTSNVETITSIISEQTQIVKSLNEAVSLIVRSADNVEQSADGIVKMSQRFSNLVEEAKKLQEQAGMIMQVAATVSSIAEQTNLLALNAAIEAARSGEAGRGFAVVADEIRKLAEESRNSSSKIAEFLSSINTGIDRLVQTIQSEFNEMKEQSSRLLESSEKNKESSNVISSISRKLNELIDTLNEQAGKLNSITSSIQNLLAISEESSATAEEISSSIQNFFAQLKVVLDSVNETIKLLSMIKENFEGMIL; this is encoded by the coding sequence ATGAAAGGTTTCATCGTCAACGTTTGGTTGCAGACCTGGTCCAGAATGTTCGGAGCAGAGACCGTGAAAAGGTTGAAGGAAAAGTACGGTGTACCGCTCGACACTTTCTACAAGCCCGTCGAAGACGTGCCGGACGATTTACCCGTGAACATGTCGAAGGAACTGGCAACGATGAAAAATCTCACCTACGAGGAACTCTGGTATCGAACGGGTAAGGAAAATCTGAGGACGTTCTTCGAACACTACCCTGAATATTTCAAGAAATCGAGCTTCCTTTCATTCATGGCCGCGATGGACGCGGTTCATAGGGTGCTGACAAGAAGGATCAAGGGTGCGACGCCACCGAGAGTCTTCTTCAAACTGGTCGATTCCCACAGAGCGATCGTGAGGTACGAATCGAGGAGAAATTTCAAAAATTACTTTCTGGGTCTGATGGAAGCAGCTTCTGAATTCTTCAACGATCCAATAAAGTACAGAGTTTTACAGGATGGCAGCGACGGCGGAAAGAACTTCCTCGAAGTTGAAATAGAGGCGACAAAAGCGTACGGAAGATTCGAAAAGCTCAGGAGCCTGACGATTTTGGGTTTCGGATTCATCAAATCGATCCTTCCCATCCACGTGCTGATGATCCCGTTGTTCAGTTTTCTCATTGTGTTCCTCGTTTTCACCTTCGTACCAGCTGGGAATCTCAGCAGATCGATCATCAGCGCCCTGGGAATTTCTGCTTTGATGTTTTTTGACGTCAAAGGTCTGGAAAAAGGTTTGAAGGTCCTGAGAGAAGCTGTGGGGTTGATCTCCAGGAAAAACTTCGATAGCCCCGTTTCGATCGGCAACGTGAAAGAATTCTCCGATCTTTCTGAAAGCTTGAACGATTCTGTGGAGAAGATAAAGGAAGTGTTCCTGGGAATATCCGGTGACATCCAGGAGATAAGCACCTACTCGTCAAAGGTGATAGATGCGGTGAACAGCATGAGAGAACAGCTCGACACTATGGGTGCACTTTCGAACGAGATAGCCAACACAGCGGTGCAGATAAGCAACGACACCGAGAGAATCTCGAACGCGGTGACGTCGAACGTTGAAACCATCACTTCGATCATATCTGAACAAACGCAGATCGTGAAATCTCTCAACGAAGCCGTTTCACTGATCGTCCGTTCGGCGGACAATGTTGAGCAATCCGCAGACGGCATAGTCAAAATGAGTCAGAGGTTCTCCAACCTCGTGGAAGAAGCAAAAAAGTTACAGGAACAGGCTGGTATGATCATGCAAGTTGCGGCGACCGTGTCGAGCATCGCGGAACAGACCAACCTGCTGGCACTCAATGCGGCTATAGAAGCTGCGAGGAGTGGGGAAGCGGGAAGAGGCTTCGCTGTGGTGGCAGACGAGATAAGAAAGCTCGCCGAGGAGAGTCGAAATTCTTCTTCGAAGATAGCCGAATTCCTCTCGTCCATAAACACTGGTATCGACAGACTGGTTCAAACCATTCAGTCAGAGTTCAACGAGATGAAAGAACAATCAAGCAGGCTGCTGGAAAGCTCCGAGAAAAACAAAGAATCCAGCAACGTGATCTCCAGCATATCGCGCAAACTCAACGAGTTGATAGACACCCTGAACGAGCAAGCTGGCAAACTCAACAGCATAACGAGCAGCATTCAGAATTTGCTCGCGATCTCCGAAGAGAGCTCCGCGACGGCAGAAGAGATAAGTTCTTCGATACAGAACTTCTTTGCGCAACTCAAAGTCGTGCTCGACAGCGTGAACGAAACGATCAAGTTGCTCTCGATGATAAAGGAAAATTTCGAAGGGATGATCCTGTGA
- a CDS encoding HD domain-containing phosphohydrolase, translating into MDLTIKVPLKSFVMLFNEMRVLEYRYFVKHSVQVAKLTMKIAERLDLPYNRDNTYFSGLFHDLGLVLKASVENYELFADMFRRVPDLERIVITFDRHDQHSIISYMIARQSKPFCPVCARAILYHHTPFQKIKEDDDLILLSNSIKTADLISLATLKQEETNKELDAEFFADLISSIKKDAGILDEVRKAAIDLLLDVRTNSIIIDDDLCFDSDQRLDITDFKQLARIMATLLDFRSPYTRNHTFACTRVAEILNEETLGDADVTLIITSALLHDIGKIKTPLSILHKRSRLNSEELVIMKRHVVDTYYMLERAGLRVFSIIGAAHHERLDGSGYPLGLTDEQLLYHQKMIQICDVFSALVEERPYRNALTIEEALGVIEKEVEHGKLDADIFEKLKEIARNYDLKEQISFKHVFEELFYENTDEVSRMINLELERI; encoded by the coding sequence GTGGATCTCACGATCAAAGTACCTCTCAAATCTTTCGTCATGCTTTTCAATGAAATGAGAGTCTTAGAATACAGGTACTTTGTGAAACATTCCGTGCAGGTAGCAAAATTAACGATGAAAATCGCAGAGAGGTTGGACCTTCCTTACAATAGAGATAACACTTATTTTTCAGGCCTGTTCCATGACCTCGGATTAGTTTTGAAGGCGTCGGTCGAAAATTACGAACTGTTCGCCGACATGTTCAGAAGGGTTCCAGACTTAGAAAGGATAGTGATAACGTTTGACAGGCACGATCAGCACTCAATCATCTCCTACATGATAGCGCGCCAGAGTAAACCTTTCTGTCCCGTCTGTGCGAGGGCCATTCTCTATCACCACACACCTTTTCAAAAGATAAAGGAAGACGATGATCTGATCCTTCTGTCCAACAGCATCAAAACGGCCGATTTGATCTCGCTCGCCACCCTGAAACAAGAAGAGACGAACAAAGAACTGGACGCAGAGTTCTTCGCTGATCTGATTTCTTCGATCAAGAAAGATGCAGGCATACTGGACGAGGTGAGGAAAGCCGCGATCGATCTATTGCTGGATGTGCGCACGAATTCTATAATCATCGACGATGATCTGTGCTTCGATTCCGACCAGAGACTGGACATTACAGATTTCAAACAGCTCGCCAGAATAATGGCCACCTTGCTGGACTTTCGCAGCCCGTACACGAGAAACCATACCTTCGCCTGCACCAGGGTGGCGGAAATACTCAATGAAGAAACCCTGGGAGACGCAGACGTAACTTTGATCATCACATCTGCCCTGCTTCACGACATAGGAAAAATTAAGACTCCACTCAGCATACTGCACAAAAGAAGCAGACTCAATTCTGAAGAACTCGTGATCATGAAAAGGCATGTGGTCGATACGTACTACATGCTGGAGCGTGCAGGCCTTAGAGTTTTTTCCATCATCGGTGCGGCGCACCACGAGAGACTCGATGGAAGCGGTTATCCTCTCGGATTGACAGATGAACAGTTGCTTTACCACCAGAAAATGATCCAGATCTGCGATGTTTTTTCTGCGCTCGTGGAGGAAAGACCATACCGAAACGCGTTGACCATCGAAGAAGCGCTCGGGGTGATCGAAAAAGAGGTCGAACACGGTAAACTCGATGCTGACATCTTTGAAAAGCTCAAGGAAATAGCCCGCAACTACGACCTCAAGGAACAAATCTCCTTCAAGCACGTGTTTGAAGAGCTGTTCTACGAGAATACTGATGAAGTGAGCCGGATGATCAACCTGGAACTGGAACGAATCTGA
- the zwf gene encoding glucose-6-phosphate dehydrogenase: protein MIIFGASGDLTKRKLIPALSNLFRANVLPKDFFVLGAARTEMSDEDFRQRLKLDAEFSSRCYYVPIDYRSEESFKQLKNFLEKILKGTHAKTLIFYLAVPPDVYVPIIENLCRVGLNSEENPKTRIVIEKPFGKDLNSAQMLEETLQKSFREHQIYRIDHYLGKETVQNILVFRFANFIFEEIWNNKFVDHVQITIAEDIGVEHRAGYFETTGLLRDMFQNHMLQLLALVAMEPPANFNAESFRDERIKLLRSIRPFKVEELEKWIVRGQYGSNVIDGKYIPSYREEPGVAPDSNVETFVAMKLFIDNWRWSGVPFYLRSGKRLAKKITQIAVIFKKVPHLVFSNLSVEQIEPNAIVFTIQPNEGISLCFQLKRPCPGMVPQLLSMDFKYEDYFGVKLPDAYERLILDVLLGDPTLFMRKDDLEVSWRLLDPVLKAWEREPERFVPEIYRAGTWGPEKADELIERDGRRWLGP, encoded by the coding sequence ATGATCATATTCGGTGCATCGGGAGACCTCACGAAGAGAAAGCTCATACCCGCGCTGAGCAATCTGTTCAGGGCGAACGTTCTTCCGAAAGATTTCTTCGTACTCGGTGCGGCGAGAACTGAGATGTCGGACGAAGATTTCAGGCAGCGTTTGAAACTGGACGCCGAGTTTTCCAGCAGATGTTACTACGTACCGATCGATTATCGAAGCGAAGAGAGCTTCAAGCAGCTGAAAAATTTTCTGGAAAAGATTTTGAAAGGAACGCATGCGAAGACATTGATATTCTATTTAGCTGTCCCTCCTGATGTCTACGTTCCGATCATCGAAAATCTCTGTAGGGTTGGTCTGAACAGTGAAGAGAATCCCAAAACAAGAATCGTGATAGAAAAGCCGTTCGGCAAAGATTTGAATTCCGCACAGATGCTTGAGGAGACGCTTCAAAAATCGTTCAGGGAACATCAGATCTACAGGATAGATCATTATCTCGGGAAAGAAACGGTGCAGAACATCCTCGTGTTCAGATTCGCCAACTTCATCTTCGAAGAGATCTGGAACAACAAGTTCGTGGACCACGTTCAAATAACGATTGCGGAAGACATCGGTGTGGAACACAGAGCCGGTTATTTCGAAACCACCGGCCTGTTGAGGGACATGTTCCAGAACCACATGCTTCAGTTGCTCGCCCTGGTCGCGATGGAACCACCCGCGAATTTCAACGCTGAAAGTTTCAGAGATGAGAGGATCAAACTCCTCAGATCCATAAGGCCCTTCAAAGTGGAGGAACTGGAAAAATGGATCGTCAGGGGCCAGTACGGTTCGAACGTGATCGATGGAAAGTACATCCCTTCCTACAGAGAAGAACCCGGTGTGGCTCCGGATTCGAACGTCGAGACCTTCGTTGCTATGAAATTGTTCATAGACAACTGGAGATGGAGCGGTGTACCATTCTATCTGCGCTCGGGAAAAAGGCTCGCAAAGAAAATAACACAGATTGCCGTGATCTTCAAGAAGGTTCCGCACCTGGTGTTTTCAAACCTTTCCGTTGAACAGATCGAACCGAACGCTATTGTCTTCACGATACAGCCGAACGAAGGCATATCCCTGTGCTTCCAGCTCAAACGCCCCTGCCCCGGAATGGTTCCACAGCTGCTCAGCATGGATTTCAAATACGAAGATTACTTCGGTGTGAAGCTCCCGGACGCTTACGAAAGATTGATCCTGGACGTTTTACTGGGCGATCCAACGCTGTTCATGAGGAAGGACGATCTGGAAGTTTCCTGGAGGTTGCTCGATCCAGTTCTGAAGGCGTGGGAGAGAGAACCAGAGCGTTTCGTGCCCGAAATCTATAGGGCCGGCACCTGGGGACCAGAGAAAGCCGATGAATTGATAGAAAGAGACGGTAGGCGATGGCTAGGACCGTGA